The following proteins are co-located in the Cyprinus carpio isolate SPL01 chromosome B19, ASM1834038v1, whole genome shotgun sequence genome:
- the LOC109050951 gene encoding zinc finger MYM-type protein 4-like isoform X2: protein MVLKCACPGCPNRQKPVRIRKSALATPRDDRLTFHGFPVNDPRRLRRWLLAVQRDVDFPLRYVSQMRLCSEHFLPDDFKPGQGKMRRFLKSTAVPSLFLKIKEETVIEPDALSADNSWDTEEDDEVYYADDFESTSGKQKNPRTCPEQRGKLILNVTNPPTEPSTSLSTFGSYYALPPTWHYQMDDPAEAGLQMEECYDVNANMDSVAYLEDENSGLGSPSAAGVFMASEDFKGHPDMCQGEDMAQCSEELVITKVEDTNEMALDQNDDYNGMTEVDGSEVSETQRAKDIKSRTMESSAEMAVDKEVKATQPSSIMLLKIKDEPMDEEWKKAPHSPMGNIKDDEDFDQAPDDIKIQEAPVGVPEKAPSIPAKSIPSLKRHGVLCTACNKVMLKGHTAFQRSGSSKLYCSPQCLCNSKKKTCHCCFKEIHDENIKITLVDMSGTVKEFCSQECRSALNFKCSVCEKTGVTHSHEVNYMGSIHKLCSDSCFNQFRSSNKLNMNSCVNCGGYCYGTDSQCPSLRMEDRVMKFCSQNCLTAYKKRSLKLVTCKMCHALRPAEDAVDSPNSEGIRELFCSTSCVMASKVQTGSSSGVPVECSNCKLKLVPQYHISTLDGSVQNFCSYSCVLAYQESFNKTKPNMPVNKVTSTSKNTSTPKTSAPKPAPVESSSSAKTSTSSGPGQTVTKIPCFQCLNFFFHRPELLEFRRKMYAFCGNTCIDEFRRIYRMEARCEHCKLDKIVKIVRRINKVDRSFCSERCKTLFEHSLFKRWGKKHCCNCFYCNSTSKTVVTDVFDGKQEEFCGNDCLLKQNSLMRQEIKCSMCRQAKKITETVKWLGEMKHFCSLRCLMFFCSLQGITGVVANKSLATQGVTPVSSAVPQSTKEGTPVIANVVSLSSASNNQPGVLGNAGPKGSVPVKVTGNKRAVKAPVSSSQTQKDKDLPYKSISKNKATSCKPHTCDAETQMDGTPKVIVLPVPVPVYVPVPMHLYTQYIPQSVGLPLPVPVPLFFPTTLDNAEHIVKTIQEIKEKIPDDPLEADLIMMAEMVAEDAEKEKQIISSDQTGNIMEDLDLEDLSSNLSWEEDYVSSAQTWDQTPEPERPPPSRSATLTPVSTAAEEPQMDLEADFPIESIERFRRQMQKEISSGKQRSRKRGHDGFPEKKQGSKCASAPPNSLSKLQHEYGVKAWKKWVRWRSTQPNMESLKFGSRSMTLKEDLLKCCTAELSYGLCKFISEVRRPNGEKYSPDSIFYLCLGIQQYLFENNRMENIFADVFYAKFCHEMSNILRGWKPTILPSGYVHSRVEEYHLWDCKQLGAFSPGVLLNTLLYFFTKYFNYKTVEQHRRLSFGHIKRYSRGQANNKVSFLRFYPPKEDESMDGVPVKKKKKEGERQRVLKIRQNSENPLRCPVRLYEFYLSKCSPGIRQDTTQFYLSPERSCVPSSPTWFSTTSLSDEVLDSMLTRVLTVRELHLERDKSPNETDSDSDSDFTPI, encoded by the exons ATGGTGCTGAAGTGTGCATGTCCAGGATGTCCGAATCGTCAGAAACCAGTGAGAATACGTAAAAGTGCCTTAGCAACGCCGAGAGATGACAGACTTACCTTTCACGGTTTCCCAGTAAACGATCCCAGACGACTGAGGCGATGGCTGCTGGCTGTTCAGCGGGATGTTGATTTTCCGCTTCGATACGTGAGTCAAATGAGGTTGTGCAGTGAACATTTTCTGCCAGACGACTTCAAACCGGGTCAAGGAAAGATGCGACGCTTTCTGAAATCGACAGCTGTGCCcagcttgtttttaaaaatcaaagag GAGACTGTGATTGAACCAGACGCCCTCTCAGCAGACAACAGTTGGGATACAGAGGAAGATGATGAGGTGTATTATGCAGATGATTTTGAGTCAACTTCAGGAAAGCAAAAGAACCCCAGAACCTGCCCTGAACAACGTGGTAAACTCATTTTGAATGTTACAAATCCACCTACAGAGCCATCTACATCTCTATCTACTTTTGGGTCCTACTATGCTCTTCCACCCACATGGCACTACCAAATG GATGATCCCGCTGAGGCTGGGCTACAGATGGAAGAATGTTATGATGTAAACGCCAACATGGATTCTGTTGCTTATTTAGAAG ATGAGAACTCTGGGCTGGGCTCTCCGTCTGCAGCAGGTGTCTTTATGGCCAGTGAGGATTTTAAAGGGCATCCAGACATGTGCCAGGGGGAGGACATGGCCCAGTGTTCAGAAGAGCTTGTGATCACTAAAGTTGAGGACACTAATGAAATGGCACTGGACCAGAATGATGATTACAATGGGATGACGGAAGTGGATGGTTCAGAAGTTTCAG AAACACAGAGAGCCAAAGACATAAAAAGCAGGACTATGGAATCATCTGCTGAAATG GCTGTTGACAAAGAAGTTAAAGCAACCCAGCCCTCTTCAATAATGCTTTTGAAGATCAAGGATGAACCGATGGATGAGGAATGGAAAAAAGCACCACATTCCCCGATGGGAAACATTAAGGATGATGAG GATTTTGACCAAGCACCGGATGATATCAAGATACAAG AAGCTCCAGTAGGCGTCCCAGAAAAGGCACCATCAATCCCAGCAAAATCCAttccatctttaaaaagacatggGGTTTTGTGCACAGCCTGTAATAAGGTCATGCTGAAGGGACACACAGCATTTCAGCGTAGTGGCTCTTCTAAACTCTACTGCTCGCCTCAATGTCTCTGCAACTCTAAGAAGAAAACATGTCACTGCTGCTTTAA AGAAATTCATGATGAGAATATCAAAATTACCCTGGTAGACATGTCAGGAACTGTGAAGGAGTTCTGCAGTCAGGAATGCCGCAGCGCTTTAAACTTcaagtgcagtgtgtgtgagaagaCAGGAGTG ACTCATAGTCATGAGGTGAATTACATGGGCTCCATTCATAAGCTGTGTAGCGACAGCTGCTTCAACCAGTTCCGCTCCTCCAATAAGCTGAACATGAACAGCTGTGTGAACTGTGGAGGATATTGCTACGGCACAGACAGTCAGTGTCCATCTCTACGGATGGAGGACAGAGTTATGAAGTTCTGCAGCCAAAACTGCCTCACAGCCTACAAAAAG AGGAGTCTGAAACTTGTCACCTGCAAAATGTGTCATGCCCTGCGCCCAGCTGAAGATGCGGTGGACAGTCCAAACTCAGAGGGCATCAGGGAGCTTTTCTGCTCCACTTCCTGTGTCATGGCAAGTAAAGTCCAGACTGGCAGTTCGTCAG GTGTTCCAGTGGAATGCAGCAACTGCAAGCTTAAACTAGTGCCTCAGTACCACATATCCACGTTAGATGGATCCGTTCAGAACTTCTGCTCTTATTCCTGTGTACTAGCATATCAG GAGTCCTTCAATAAGACGAAACCTAACATGCCGGTAAATAAAGTAACCTCTACAAGCAAAAACACATCTACCCCAAAAACTTCTGCCCCCAAACCTGCTCCCGTAGAGTCCAGCTCATCAGCGAAGACCAGTACTTCCAGTGGTCCAGGGCAGACAGTCACCAAGATCCCCTGCTTTCAGTGTCTGAACTTCTTCTTCCACAGACCAGAGCTGCTGGAGTTTAGG AGGAAAATGTACGCTTTCTGTGGTAACACTTGTATTGATGAGTTCAGAAGGATTTACCGCATGGAGGCTCGCTGTGAACACTGCAAGCTcgataaaattgtaaaaatagtgAGAAGGATAAACAAGGTTGACCGCTCTTTCTGCAGTGAGA GATGCAAGACGCTCTTTGAGCATAGCCTGTTCAAACGCTGGGGAAAGAAACACTGTTGCAACTGCTTTTACTGTAACAGCACTTCTAAGACTGTAGTGACTGATGTCTTTGATGGGAAGCAAGAGGAGTTCTGTGGGAACGATTGCTTGTTAAAACAAAATTCACTGATGCgtcag GAAATAAAGTGCTCCATGTGCAGGCAGGCCAAGAAGATAACTGAGACTGTGAAATGGCTGGGTGAGATGAAGCATTTCTGCAGCCTGCGGTGTCTGATGTTCTTCTGCAGTCTGCAGGGCATCACTGGAGTCGTTGCAAATAAATCTCTTGCCACACAAG GAGTGACCCCAGTATCCTCTGCAGTTCCTCAAAGTACTAAAGAGGGCACCCCTGTCATTGCTAATGTCGTCTCGCTTTCAAGTGCATCCAACAACCAGCCAGGTGTTTTGGGAAACGCAGGTCCAAAAG GCTCTGTTCCTGTAAAAGTCACAGGAAAT AAGCGTGCTGTGAAAGCTCCTGTCTCTTCATCCCAAACCCAGAAAGACAAGGACTTGCCATATAAATCCATAAGCAAAAACAAAGCCACATCCTGTAAACCTCACACCTGTGATGCTGAAACACAAATGG ATGGAACTCCTAAGGTGATCGTGCTGCCCGTGCCAGTGCCAGTGTATGTGCCAGTTCCCATGCATCTCTACACTCAATACATTCCACAGTCTGTGGGGCTTCCACTTCCG GTTCCAGTGCCCTTGTTCTTCCCCACTACTCTGGACAATGCCGAGCACATTGTGAAGACCATTCAAGAAATCAAAGAGAAGATCCCTGATGACCCTCTGGAGGCCGACCTCATCATGATGGCAGAGATGGTGGCTGAGGATGCAGAGAAGGAGAAACAAATCATCTCTAGTG ATCAGACTGGTAACATAATGGAGGATCTTGATTTGGAAGATCTATCTAGCAATCTGAGTTGGGAGGAGGACTATGTGTCTTCTGCACAGACATGGGATCAAACCCCTGAACCTGAGAGGCCTCCTCCATCCAGATCTGCCACACTGACCCCTGTCTCCACCGCCGCAGAAGAGCCACAGATGGACTTGGAGGCTGATTTCCCAATCG AGAGCATTGAACGTTTTAGAAGGCAAATGCAAAAGGAGATCAGTTCTGGCAAACAGAGATCACGCAAGAGAGGACATGATGGCTTCCCTGAGAAGAAACAG GGCAGTAAGTGTGCATCAGCACCTCCAAACAGCCTCTCCAAACTGCAGCATGAGTACGGAGTCAAAGCCTGGAAGAAGTGGGTACGCTGGAGGAGCACCCAACCCAACATGGAGTCTCTCAAATTTGGCT CGCGAAGTATGACACTAAAAGAAGACTTATTGAAGTGCTGCACTGCTGAACTAAGCTATGGCCTCTGCAAGTTCATTTCTGAAGTTCGTCGACCCAACGGAGAGAAATACAGCCCTGACAGCATCTTTTATCTCTGCTTGGGAATCCAGCAG TACCTGTTTGAGAACAATCGGATGGAGAACATCTTCGCTGATGTCTTCTACGCCAAATTCTGCCATGAAATGAGCAACATACTCAGAGGGTGGAAGCCAACTATTTTGCCCAGTG GTTATGTTCATTCTCGTGTGGAGGAGTATCATCTGTGGGACTGTAAGCAGCTGGGGGCGTTTTCACCCGGTGTGCTGCTCAACACGCTGCTCTACTTCTTCACCAAGTACTTCAACTACAAGACAGTGGAGCAGCACCGCCGCCTCTCTTTTGGCCACATCAAACGCTACTCTCGAGGCCAGGCCAACAACAAAGTGTCCTTCCTGCGTTTCTATCCCCCGAAAGAGGATGAAAGCATGG ACGGTGTCcctgtgaagaagaagaagaaggaaggtGAACGGCAAAGGGTGCTAAAAATACGACAGAATTCAGAGAATCCTCTTCGCTGTCCTGTCAGGCTTTACGAGTTCTATCTCTCAAAATG CTCGCCCGGCATAAGACAAGACACAACGCAGTTTTACCTGAGCCCCGAGCGCTCCTGTGTACCCAGCAGTCCCACGTGGTTCTCAACCACCTCTCTGAGTGACGAGGTTCTGGACAGCATGCTCACACGTGTTCTCACTGTCAGAGAGCTGCACCTGGAGAGAGACAAATCACCCAACGAGACTGATTCAGACAGTGACTCTGACTTCACACCGATTTAG
- the LOC109050951 gene encoding zinc finger MYM-type protein 4-like isoform X5, which yields MLSMRIPISQNKYKMGVLWFENIVMNEFGWISVISLCFTHCCCVWRSLGIFMAVTGQTLGIGHKETVIEPDALSADNSWDTEEDDEVYYADDFESTSGKQKNPRTCPEQRGKLILNVTNPPTEPSTSLSTFGSYYALPPTWHYQMDDPAEAGLQMEECYDVNANMDSVAYLEDENSGLGSPSAAGVFMASEDFKGHPDMCQGEDMAQCSEELVITKVEDTNEMALDQNDDYNGMTEVDGSEVSETQRAKDIKSRTMESSAEMAVDKEVKATQPSSIMLLKIKDEPMDEEWKKAPHSPMGNIKDDEDFDQAPDDIKIQEAPVGVPEKAPSIPAKSIPSLKRHGVLCTACNKVMLKGHTAFQRSGSSKLYCSPQCLCNSKKKTCHCCFKEIHDENIKITLVDMSGTVKEFCSQECRSALNFKCSVCEKTGVTHSHEVNYMGSIHKLCSDSCFNQFRSSNKLNMNSCVNCGGYCYGTDSQCPSLRMEDRVMKFCSQNCLTAYKKRSLKLVTCKMCHALRPAEDAVDSPNSEGIRELFCSTSCVMASKVQTGSSSGVPVECSNCKLKLVPQYHISTLDGSVQNFCSYSCVLAYQESFNKTKPNMPVNKVTSTSKNTSTPKTSAPKPAPVESSSSAKTSTSSGPGQTVTKIPCFQCLNFFFHRPELLEFRRKMYAFCGNTCIDEFRRIYRMEARCEHCKLDKIVKIVRRINKVDRSFCSERCKTLFEHSLFKRWGKKHCCNCFYCNSTSKTVVTDVFDGKQEEFCGNDCLLKQNSLMRQEIKCSMCRQAKKITETVKWLGEMKHFCSLRCLMFFCSLQGITGVVANKSLATQGVTPVSSAVPQSTKEGTPVIANVVSLSSASNNQPGVLGNAGPKGSVPVKVTGNKRAVKAPVSSSQTQKDKDLPYKSISKNKATSCKPHTCDAETQMDGTPKVIVLPVPVPVYVPVPMHLYTQYIPQSVGLPLPVPVPLFFPTTLDNAEHIVKTIQEIKEKIPDDPLEADLIMMAEMVAEDAEKEKQIISSDQTGNIMEDLDLEDLSSNLSWEEDYVSSAQTWDQTPEPERPPPSRSATLTPVSTAAEEPQMDLEADFPIESIERFRRQMQKEISSGKQRSRKRGHDGFPEKKQGSKCASAPPNSLSKLQHEYGVKAWKKWVRWRSTQPNMESLKFGSRSMTLKEDLLKCCTAELSYGLCKFISEVRRPNGEKYSPDSIFYLCLGIQQYLFENNRMENIFADVFYAKFCHEMSNILRGWKPTILPSGYVHSRVEEYHLWDCKQLGAFSPGVLLNTLLYFFTKYFNYKTVEQHRRLSFGHIKRYSRGQANNKVSFLRFYPPKEDESMDGVPVKKKKKEGERQRVLKIRQNSENPLRCPVRLYEFYLSKCSPGIRQDTTQFYLSPERSCVPSSPTWFSTTSLSDEVLDSMLTRVLTVRELHLERDKSPNETDSDSDSDFTPI from the exons ATGCTGTCAATGAGAATACCTATTTCTCAGAATAAGTATAAGATGGGTGTGTTGTGGtttgaaaacatagttatgaatGAATTTGGATGGATCTCTGTGATCTCTCTTTGTTTCACCCACTGCTGCTGCGTCTGGAGATCCTTAGGAATTTTTATGGCGGTCACAGGCCAAACCTTAGGAATCGGTCACAAG GAGACTGTGATTGAACCAGACGCCCTCTCAGCAGACAACAGTTGGGATACAGAGGAAGATGATGAGGTGTATTATGCAGATGATTTTGAGTCAACTTCAGGAAAGCAAAAGAACCCCAGAACCTGCCCTGAACAACGTGGTAAACTCATTTTGAATGTTACAAATCCACCTACAGAGCCATCTACATCTCTATCTACTTTTGGGTCCTACTATGCTCTTCCACCCACATGGCACTACCAAATG GATGATCCCGCTGAGGCTGGGCTACAGATGGAAGAATGTTATGATGTAAACGCCAACATGGATTCTGTTGCTTATTTAGAAG ATGAGAACTCTGGGCTGGGCTCTCCGTCTGCAGCAGGTGTCTTTATGGCCAGTGAGGATTTTAAAGGGCATCCAGACATGTGCCAGGGGGAGGACATGGCCCAGTGTTCAGAAGAGCTTGTGATCACTAAAGTTGAGGACACTAATGAAATGGCACTGGACCAGAATGATGATTACAATGGGATGACGGAAGTGGATGGTTCAGAAGTTTCAG AAACACAGAGAGCCAAAGACATAAAAAGCAGGACTATGGAATCATCTGCTGAAATG GCTGTTGACAAAGAAGTTAAAGCAACCCAGCCCTCTTCAATAATGCTTTTGAAGATCAAGGATGAACCGATGGATGAGGAATGGAAAAAAGCACCACATTCCCCGATGGGAAACATTAAGGATGATGAG GATTTTGACCAAGCACCGGATGATATCAAGATACAAG AAGCTCCAGTAGGCGTCCCAGAAAAGGCACCATCAATCCCAGCAAAATCCAttccatctttaaaaagacatggGGTTTTGTGCACAGCCTGTAATAAGGTCATGCTGAAGGGACACACAGCATTTCAGCGTAGTGGCTCTTCTAAACTCTACTGCTCGCCTCAATGTCTCTGCAACTCTAAGAAGAAAACATGTCACTGCTGCTTTAA AGAAATTCATGATGAGAATATCAAAATTACCCTGGTAGACATGTCAGGAACTGTGAAGGAGTTCTGCAGTCAGGAATGCCGCAGCGCTTTAAACTTcaagtgcagtgtgtgtgagaagaCAGGAGTG ACTCATAGTCATGAGGTGAATTACATGGGCTCCATTCATAAGCTGTGTAGCGACAGCTGCTTCAACCAGTTCCGCTCCTCCAATAAGCTGAACATGAACAGCTGTGTGAACTGTGGAGGATATTGCTACGGCACAGACAGTCAGTGTCCATCTCTACGGATGGAGGACAGAGTTATGAAGTTCTGCAGCCAAAACTGCCTCACAGCCTACAAAAAG AGGAGTCTGAAACTTGTCACCTGCAAAATGTGTCATGCCCTGCGCCCAGCTGAAGATGCGGTGGACAGTCCAAACTCAGAGGGCATCAGGGAGCTTTTCTGCTCCACTTCCTGTGTCATGGCAAGTAAAGTCCAGACTGGCAGTTCGTCAG GTGTTCCAGTGGAATGCAGCAACTGCAAGCTTAAACTAGTGCCTCAGTACCACATATCCACGTTAGATGGATCCGTTCAGAACTTCTGCTCTTATTCCTGTGTACTAGCATATCAG GAGTCCTTCAATAAGACGAAACCTAACATGCCGGTAAATAAAGTAACCTCTACAAGCAAAAACACATCTACCCCAAAAACTTCTGCCCCCAAACCTGCTCCCGTAGAGTCCAGCTCATCAGCGAAGACCAGTACTTCCAGTGGTCCAGGGCAGACAGTCACCAAGATCCCCTGCTTTCAGTGTCTGAACTTCTTCTTCCACAGACCAGAGCTGCTGGAGTTTAGG AGGAAAATGTACGCTTTCTGTGGTAACACTTGTATTGATGAGTTCAGAAGGATTTACCGCATGGAGGCTCGCTGTGAACACTGCAAGCTcgataaaattgtaaaaatagtgAGAAGGATAAACAAGGTTGACCGCTCTTTCTGCAGTGAGA GATGCAAGACGCTCTTTGAGCATAGCCTGTTCAAACGCTGGGGAAAGAAACACTGTTGCAACTGCTTTTACTGTAACAGCACTTCTAAGACTGTAGTGACTGATGTCTTTGATGGGAAGCAAGAGGAGTTCTGTGGGAACGATTGCTTGTTAAAACAAAATTCACTGATGCgtcag GAAATAAAGTGCTCCATGTGCAGGCAGGCCAAGAAGATAACTGAGACTGTGAAATGGCTGGGTGAGATGAAGCATTTCTGCAGCCTGCGGTGTCTGATGTTCTTCTGCAGTCTGCAGGGCATCACTGGAGTCGTTGCAAATAAATCTCTTGCCACACAAG GAGTGACCCCAGTATCCTCTGCAGTTCCTCAAAGTACTAAAGAGGGCACCCCTGTCATTGCTAATGTCGTCTCGCTTTCAAGTGCATCCAACAACCAGCCAGGTGTTTTGGGAAACGCAGGTCCAAAAG GCTCTGTTCCTGTAAAAGTCACAGGAAAT AAGCGTGCTGTGAAAGCTCCTGTCTCTTCATCCCAAACCCAGAAAGACAAGGACTTGCCATATAAATCCATAAGCAAAAACAAAGCCACATCCTGTAAACCTCACACCTGTGATGCTGAAACACAAATGG ATGGAACTCCTAAGGTGATCGTGCTGCCCGTGCCAGTGCCAGTGTATGTGCCAGTTCCCATGCATCTCTACACTCAATACATTCCACAGTCTGTGGGGCTTCCACTTCCG GTTCCAGTGCCCTTGTTCTTCCCCACTACTCTGGACAATGCCGAGCACATTGTGAAGACCATTCAAGAAATCAAAGAGAAGATCCCTGATGACCCTCTGGAGGCCGACCTCATCATGATGGCAGAGATGGTGGCTGAGGATGCAGAGAAGGAGAAACAAATCATCTCTAGTG ATCAGACTGGTAACATAATGGAGGATCTTGATTTGGAAGATCTATCTAGCAATCTGAGTTGGGAGGAGGACTATGTGTCTTCTGCACAGACATGGGATCAAACCCCTGAACCTGAGAGGCCTCCTCCATCCAGATCTGCCACACTGACCCCTGTCTCCACCGCCGCAGAAGAGCCACAGATGGACTTGGAGGCTGATTTCCCAATCG AGAGCATTGAACGTTTTAGAAGGCAAATGCAAAAGGAGATCAGTTCTGGCAAACAGAGATCACGCAAGAGAGGACATGATGGCTTCCCTGAGAAGAAACAG GGCAGTAAGTGTGCATCAGCACCTCCAAACAGCCTCTCCAAACTGCAGCATGAGTACGGAGTCAAAGCCTGGAAGAAGTGGGTACGCTGGAGGAGCACCCAACCCAACATGGAGTCTCTCAAATTTGGCT CGCGAAGTATGACACTAAAAGAAGACTTATTGAAGTGCTGCACTGCTGAACTAAGCTATGGCCTCTGCAAGTTCATTTCTGAAGTTCGTCGACCCAACGGAGAGAAATACAGCCCTGACAGCATCTTTTATCTCTGCTTGGGAATCCAGCAG TACCTGTTTGAGAACAATCGGATGGAGAACATCTTCGCTGATGTCTTCTACGCCAAATTCTGCCATGAAATGAGCAACATACTCAGAGGGTGGAAGCCAACTATTTTGCCCAGTG GTTATGTTCATTCTCGTGTGGAGGAGTATCATCTGTGGGACTGTAAGCAGCTGGGGGCGTTTTCACCCGGTGTGCTGCTCAACACGCTGCTCTACTTCTTCACCAAGTACTTCAACTACAAGACAGTGGAGCAGCACCGCCGCCTCTCTTTTGGCCACATCAAACGCTACTCTCGAGGCCAGGCCAACAACAAAGTGTCCTTCCTGCGTTTCTATCCCCCGAAAGAGGATGAAAGCATGG ACGGTGTCcctgtgaagaagaagaagaaggaaggtGAACGGCAAAGGGTGCTAAAAATACGACAGAATTCAGAGAATCCTCTTCGCTGTCCTGTCAGGCTTTACGAGTTCTATCTCTCAAAATG CTCGCCCGGCATAAGACAAGACACAACGCAGTTTTACCTGAGCCCCGAGCGCTCCTGTGTACCCAGCAGTCCCACGTGGTTCTCAACCACCTCTCTGAGTGACGAGGTTCTGGACAGCATGCTCACACGTGTTCTCACTGTCAGAGAGCTGCACCTGGAGAGAGACAAATCACCCAACGAGACTGATTCAGACAGTGACTCTGACTTCACACCGATTTAG